One genomic region from Anabaena sp. PCC 7108 encodes:
- a CDS encoding NUDIX hydrolase — protein sequence MSQKPNKVLKQSGVIPYRVRDGKVEILLITTRKGQSWVIPKGGVCKGMSPYDSAAKEAWEEAGVVGQVNNEKIGAYEYRKRGNIYRVNLFLLPVETVLEDWPEAMQRERMWLDIKQAATLVKETSLKRIFKISQDQGLI from the coding sequence ATGAGCCAAAAACCTAATAAAGTTTTGAAACAATCAGGAGTTATTCCCTATCGTGTCAGAGATGGAAAAGTTGAAATTTTATTGATTACCACTCGTAAAGGTCAAAGTTGGGTAATTCCTAAAGGGGGAGTTTGTAAGGGAATGAGTCCTTATGATTCAGCTGCTAAAGAAGCATGGGAAGAAGCAGGAGTAGTTGGCCAGGTCAATAATGAGAAAATCGGTGCGTATGAATATCGTAAAAGGGGTAATATCTATCGAGTAAATTTATTTTTGTTACCAGTGGAGACAGTTTTAGAAGATTGGCCAGAGGCAATGCAAAGAGAAAGAATGTGGTTAGATATTAAACAAGCTGCCACACTAGTAAAGGAAACGTCTCTGAAAAGAATTT